One genomic segment of Mytilus trossulus isolate FHL-02 chromosome 4, PNRI_Mtr1.1.1.hap1, whole genome shotgun sequence includes these proteins:
- the LOC134714235 gene encoding uncharacterized protein LOC134714235 — protein sequence MERIQSMRHVALLNSLHQDGFPNVKTATEGDIENSVINVPKTHLESYRTLAIALVFIEKMRIDEEIYENKKYSDDILIMESKLYDILCHMDEVISKNGDSIEHVTREVMNKELRAYSERTHRFARDYITVKDTSKIMDYFIFQYTALNKYIQES from the exons ATGGAGCGAATACAAAGTATGCGACATGTGGCATTGCTGAATAGCCTTCATCAAGATGGATTTCCAAATGTTAAAACTGCGACGGAAGGGGATATAGAAAATTCCGTAATTAAT gtACCGAAAACTCATTTAGAAAGCTACAGGACTTTAGCAATTGCTTTAGTCTTCATTGAAAAAATGAGGATTGACGAAGagatatatgaaaacaaaaaatattccgATGACATTCTGATTATGGAATCGAAACTTTACGACATTCTCTGTCACATGGATgaagttataagcaaaaatggAGATAGCATCGAACACGTGACACGGGAAGTTATGAACAAGGAACTGCGCGCGTATTCGGAAAGAACACATCGTTTCGCTCGAGATTACATAACAGTGAAAGATACTTCTAAAATCATggactattttatttttcaatacacagctttaaataaatatatccaAGAAAGCTAA